A genomic window from Pseudoalteromonas piratica includes:
- a CDS encoding YqiA/YcfP family alpha/beta fold hydrolase yields the protein MAKQRVIYIHGFNSSPDSFKAQQFGQYLAKYHDVEYLVPKLNHEPREILLTLEALITPNTKLIGSSLGGFFATFLSQRHQLPAVVVNPAVVPFTLMKDYLGQQYNPYQDYYYDVTTQHVADLKQLYVNSLPSPQLIFLLQQMGDEVLDFSQAVDYYKNCRQRIEFAGDHSFIGFQRYFPDIVDFLKIS from the coding sequence ATGGCTAAACAACGCGTAATTTACATTCATGGTTTCAACAGTTCACCCGATTCATTTAAAGCACAACAGTTTGGTCAATATTTAGCGAAATATCATGATGTTGAGTATTTAGTGCCAAAACTAAACCACGAACCGCGAGAAATTTTGTTGACGCTCGAAGCGTTAATAACACCTAATACAAAACTGATAGGTAGCTCGCTTGGCGGTTTTTTTGCGACGTTTTTATCTCAGCGTCATCAGCTACCAGCAGTTGTTGTTAATCCAGCGGTTGTTCCATTTACTTTGATGAAGGACTATCTTGGCCAGCAATATAATCCTTACCAAGATTATTATTACGATGTTACTACACAACATGTTGCTGATTTAAAGCAGCTGTATGTTAATTCACTTCCTTCACCACAATTAATATTCCTTTTACAGCAGATGGGTGATGAAGTATTAGATTTTTCACAGGCGGTCGATTATTATAAAAACTGCCGTCAGCGTATTGAATTTGCTGGCGATCACAGTTTTATTGGGTTCCAACGTTATTTCCCAGATATTGTAGATTTCCTGAAAATATCGTAA
- the parE gene encoding DNA topoisomerase IV subunit B yields the protein MTTQDYNAEAIEVLNGLEPVKRRPGMYTDTTRPNHLGQEVIDNSVDEALAGHASKIDVILHEDNSLEVIDDGRGMPIDIHPEEGIPGVELILTKLHAGGKFSNKNYQFSGGLHGVGISVVNALSTRVLVTVRRDAKVYEIAFENGDKVQDLTEVGTVGKRNTGTSVHFWPDASYFDSANFSLSKLKHLLKAKAVLCPGLRIRFINKQSKETLEWFFEDGLKDYLADALKEYEVLPKQPFTGEFAGSTEGVDWAVLWLPEGGEGVYESYVNLIPTAQGGTHVNGLRQGLLEAMREFCEFRNLLPRGVKLTPDDIWERCSYVLSVKMQDPQFAGQTKEKLSSRSTSAFVSGVVKDSFSLWLNEHTDIAELLAEICISNAQKRMRAAKKVVRKKITSGPALPGKLTDCSTQESERSELFLVEGDSAGGSAKQARDREFQAVMPLRGKILNTWEVESGQILASQEVHDISVAIGMDPDSSDLSNLRYHKICILADADSDGLHIATLLCALFVKHFPILVEQGHVYVAMPPLYRIDVGKEVFYALDEDEKTGILDRIEAEKKRGKVNVQRFKGLGEMNPMQLRETTMDPNTRRLVQLRLDGDEETLEVMDMLLAKKRSGDRREWLETSGDQADSWNS from the coding sequence ATGACGACACAAGATTACAATGCAGAAGCCATTGAGGTATTAAATGGACTTGAACCGGTAAAACGCCGTCCAGGCATGTATACCGACACCACCCGTCCTAACCACCTTGGTCAAGAAGTTATCGATAACAGTGTGGATGAAGCTTTAGCGGGGCATGCATCAAAAATTGATGTCATACTCCATGAAGACAATTCACTGGAAGTTATTGATGATGGCCGTGGTATGCCGATAGATATTCACCCTGAAGAAGGTATTCCAGGGGTAGAACTTATTCTGACTAAACTGCATGCCGGTGGTAAATTTTCGAATAAAAACTACCAGTTTTCAGGTGGTTTACACGGGGTAGGTATCTCGGTTGTAAATGCCTTATCAACACGGGTATTGGTAACTGTTCGTCGTGATGCCAAAGTATATGAAATTGCGTTTGAAAATGGCGACAAGGTGCAAGACCTTACCGAAGTAGGTACTGTGGGTAAGCGCAACACCGGTACCTCAGTACATTTTTGGCCTGATGCCAGTTATTTTGATTCTGCCAACTTCTCACTTAGCAAGCTCAAGCATTTATTAAAAGCAAAAGCGGTTCTGTGTCCAGGCTTACGCATTCGATTTATTAATAAGCAATCGAAAGAGACCTTAGAGTGGTTTTTTGAAGATGGTTTAAAAGATTACCTTGCCGATGCATTAAAAGAATACGAAGTATTACCAAAACAACCATTTACTGGCGAATTTGCAGGTTCTACCGAAGGGGTGGATTGGGCAGTGTTATGGTTGCCAGAAGGCGGCGAGGGGGTTTATGAGAGTTATGTAAACCTTATTCCAACCGCACAGGGTGGTACCCATGTAAATGGTTTGCGTCAAGGCTTGTTAGAAGCGATGCGTGAATTCTGTGAATTCCGTAATTTATTACCACGTGGTGTTAAATTAACTCCAGACGATATCTGGGAACGCTGTAGTTATGTGTTGTCAGTGAAAATGCAAGACCCGCAATTTGCTGGGCAAACGAAAGAAAAGCTATCTTCACGTTCAACTTCTGCATTTGTATCCGGTGTGGTAAAAGACTCGTTCAGCTTATGGCTGAATGAACATACAGATATCGCTGAATTGCTAGCAGAAATTTGTATTAGCAACGCGCAAAAGCGTATGCGTGCCGCGAAAAAAGTGGTGCGTAAAAAAATCACTTCAGGGCCGGCATTACCGGGTAAATTAACCGACTGTAGTACACAAGAAAGTGAACGCAGCGAGCTTTTCTTAGTAGAGGGTGACTCTGCGGGTGGTTCTGCAAAACAAGCGCGCGACCGTGAATTCCAAGCTGTGATGCCACTGCGCGGTAAAATCCTCAATACTTGGGAAGTCGAGTCAGGTCAAATACTAGCGTCACAAGAAGTTCATGATATTTCGGTGGCGATTGGTATGGACCCTGATTCAAGTGACTTATCAAATCTGCGTTATCACAAAATTTGTATCCTAGCTGATGCGGACTCTGATGGGTTACACATTGCAACCCTACTATGTGCACTGTTTGTCAAGCATTTCCCAATTCTTGTTGAACAAGGTCATGTTTATGTCGCAATGCCGCCTCTTTATCGTATTGATGTGGGTAAAGAAGTGTTTTACGCCCTTGATGAAGATGAGAAAACAGGCATCTTAGACCGCATTGAAGCTGAGAAAAAACGTGGCAAAGTGAATGTGCAACGCTTTAAAGGTTTGGGTGAAATGAACCCAATGCAGCTACGCGAGACGACAATGGATCCAAATACCCGTCGCTTAGTGCAATTAAGACTTGATGGCGATGAAGAAACACTAGAAGTAATGGATATGTTACTTGCCAAAAAGCGCTCAGGCGATCGTCGTGAATGGTTAGAAACCAGCGGCGACCAAGCAGATTCGTGGAACTCATAA